A portion of the Papilio machaon chromosome Z, ilPapMach1.1, whole genome shotgun sequence genome contains these proteins:
- the LOC106717128 gene encoding sodium/potassium/calcium exchanger 3-like, with product MHAIASCLIILVCATASVTSLEDFNSTSDTLFVPIVNNNGETVYVTKDLMRKLEDELETWHWTPWLRTRTEVAENIIREVECISGDSIDSFPDDTFTDDQLRRGAFLLYVLFGIYAFTLLTIVCNDYFIPCVEFICEDLKIPQNVAAATFMSVATSCPEFFVNVISTFLTESDMGIGTIVGSAIFNALGVAAIGGLAAISPISIDRRPVTRDVIIYMLNVIALMIIVWDGRVEWYEALVLGILYITYFIVMFNSLRIFALYDSIIGRKNRNNNGSKLNIVTNDNKSSEEGIDNKGFNNSEVVINNIPEKVAVNEKGNAFMPAEKLEKPPKSVWRYPRENSLTYRIWWVYTWPLKLILAFTIPLPSKYRKLYPLSFIMCIVWIGVNSYFVSWSMTVIGHTFFIPDSVMGMTFLAFGGCLPEACSIFIMSRRGEGGMGVSNALGANSLAILFALGLPWLIKTLTLVGQGAENTAVYINSAGIGFIVGSLLVAVAALYVTLFLGKFQLRKKLGAVLIVLYAIFITFAILVEMGVIVDKGIDFC from the exons atTCGACAAGTGACACGTTGTTCGTGCCAATAGTCAACAATAATGGTGAGACAGTGTACGTTACGAAGGACCTGATGAGGAAGCTCGAGGATGAATTGGAGACGTGGCACTGGACGCCATGGCTGCGGACAAGGACCGAAGTGGCAGAGAATATTATCAGAGAGGTCGAGTGTATTAGCGGTGATTCAATCGACAGTTTTCCTGATGATACATTCACAG aCGATCAACTGAGAAGAGGAGCATTTCTTCTGTACGTTTTATTCGGAATATACGCGTTCACTCTTTTGACTATTGTATGCAATGATTATTTCATTCCGTGTGTCGAATTTATATGTGAAGATTTGAAGATACCTCAG AACGTTGCGGCGGCTACATTTATGTCAGTGGCAACATCATGTCCCGAGTTTTTCGTCAACGTGATATCAACATTTCTCACCGAATCCGATATGGGCATCGGGACAATAGTCGGCTCGGCGATATTCAACGCTCTAGGTGTAGCAGCAATCGGAGGTCTCGCTGCTATAAgt ccCATATCAATTGACCGTCGTCCAGTAACTAGAGATGTCATCATTTATATGCTCAACGTAATCGCACTGATGATAATTGTTTGGGACGGCAGAGTAGAGTGGTACGAAGCGTTAGTGCTTGGCATTCTGTACATCACATATTTCATTGTGATGTTTAACAGTCTCAGGATATTCGCTTTATACGATTCAATTATTGGAAGAAAAAACCGGAATAATAATGGAAGTAAGCTAA ATATCGTGACGAATGATAATAAGTCTTCAGAAGAAGGCATTGATAATAAAGGCTTTAATAATAGCGAGGTAGTGATTAATAATATACCCGAAAAGGTTGCTGTAAACGAGAAAGGTAATGCATTTATGCCcg cCGAAAAATTGGAGAAGCCTCCTAAGAGTGTTTGGCGGTACCCAAGAGAAAATTCATTGACATATAGAATTTGGTGGGTGTACACTTGGCCACTCAAGTTAATACTAGCGTTCACAATACCTTTGCCTTCAAAATACAGGAAACTTTATCCGTTATCCTTTATTATGTGCATTGTGTGGATCGGTGTTAATTCGTACTTCGTGTCATGGAGTATGACTGTTATTG GACACACATTCTTCATACCGGACTCTGTGATGGGGATGACGTTCTTGGCGTTTGGAGGATGTCTTCCTGAGGcctgttctatatttataatgtcaagACGAG gtgaAGGAGGGATGGGTGTTTCGAACGCATTGGGAGCTAATTCTTTAGCGATCCTCTTCGCTCTCGGCTTACCTTGGCTCATAAAAACCCTAACATTAGTAGGACAAGGAGCGGAAAATACTGCAGTATATATAAACTCTGCTGGTATTGGATTCATCGTGGGTTCTTTATTAGTAGCAGTTGCAGCATTATACGTTACATTATTTCTTGGGAAGTTCCaactgagaaaaaaattggGAGCAGTTTTAATTGTACTTTATGCTATCTTTATAACATTCGCTATTCTAGTAGAGATGGGTGTCATTGTTGATAAAGGTATAGATTTCTGTTAA